The Nocardioides sp. S5 genome includes a window with the following:
- a CDS encoding ATP-binding protein, producing MTQTYPHRSSRSRRAFRDLSSPIAGGVAGGLAVHLAVPVLWVRGFFVATAFLGGFGLMLYAGLWMFLPADQRFEVGAPGLESASRTGKRPGRRSRLRDAGPAIALGALFFGVVLGFEGIFGQGALFWPVVLGVSGIALLWRQADEAQRERWTDTTGRIDPFRAVFGNGGWAAYGRIAAGLGLILSALIVFAVAAGQARFAVPVVVAGLLGLLGLAIVVGPWALRLVDDLGAERAERVRTQERADMAAHLHDSVLQTLALIQKNSHDATTVARLARSQERDLRQWLFEAESTDATTLAGALKEMAADVESQHRVVVDVVTVGDCPVDESLRPLVHAAREAVVNVAKHAGTERADVYAETSESAVDVFVRDRGAGFDPAAVATDRHGVRSSIVDRMARHGGRADVRSAPGEGTEVRLHMPRTAPRAGHPGRAADEENR from the coding sequence ATGACGCAGACCTACCCGCACCGCAGCAGCCGCTCGCGCCGCGCCTTCCGCGACCTGTCGTCGCCGATCGCCGGTGGCGTCGCCGGCGGCCTCGCGGTGCACCTCGCGGTCCCGGTGCTCTGGGTGCGGGGCTTCTTCGTCGCCACCGCGTTCCTCGGCGGCTTCGGGCTGATGCTCTACGCCGGGCTGTGGATGTTCCTGCCCGCCGACCAGCGCTTCGAGGTGGGCGCCCCCGGCCTCGAGAGCGCGTCGCGCACCGGCAAGCGGCCCGGTCGCCGCTCACGGCTGCGCGACGCAGGACCCGCGATCGCCCTCGGTGCGCTGTTCTTCGGCGTCGTGCTCGGCTTCGAGGGCATCTTCGGCCAGGGTGCGCTCTTCTGGCCGGTCGTCCTCGGCGTCTCCGGCATCGCGCTGCTGTGGCGCCAGGCCGACGAGGCGCAGCGCGAGCGCTGGACCGACACGACGGGACGCATCGACCCGTTCCGCGCGGTCTTCGGCAACGGCGGCTGGGCGGCGTACGGCCGCATCGCCGCGGGCCTGGGCCTGATCCTCTCCGCCCTCATCGTCTTCGCGGTCGCGGCCGGCCAGGCGCGCTTCGCCGTGCCCGTGGTGGTCGCCGGGCTGCTCGGTCTGCTCGGACTGGCCATCGTGGTGGGGCCGTGGGCGCTGCGCCTCGTCGACGACCTCGGCGCCGAGCGCGCCGAGCGGGTGCGCACCCAGGAGCGCGCCGACATGGCCGCCCACCTGCACGACTCCGTGCTCCAGACCCTCGCCCTGATCCAGAAGAACTCCCACGACGCCACCACCGTCGCCCGGCTCGCCCGCTCCCAGGAGCGCGACCTGCGCCAGTGGCTCTTCGAGGCCGAGAGCACCGACGCCACCACGCTGGCCGGTGCGCTGAAGGAGATGGCCGCCGACGTCGAGTCGCAGCACCGCGTGGTCGTCGACGTCGTCACCGTCGGCGACTGCCCCGTCGACGAGTCGCTGCGCCCCCTGGTGCACGCCGCGCGGGAGGCGGTGGTCAACGTCGCCAAGCACGCCGGCACCGAGCGCGCCGACGTCTACGCCGAGACGTCCGAGTCGGCCGTCGACGTCTTCGTCCGCGACCGTGGCGCCGGCTTCGACCCCGCCGCCGTGGCGACGGACCGCCACGGCGTGCGCAGCAGCATCGTGGACCGGATGGCGCGCCACGGCGGTCGGGCGGACGTACGCTCGGCGCCGGGCGAGGGCACCGAGGTCCGGCTGCACATGCCCCGCACCGCACCCCGCGCCGGCCACCCCGGCCGGGCCGCAGACGAGGAGAACCGATGA
- a CDS encoding universal stress protein — MHVIVATDGSKQSLAAAKHLKSFADPTKVTEISVVAVVRPLASVAFADEVSEGSDAWPTGSFREAAENAVETIAKVFEGWGPKVNKRVRSGSAANEIIKAAKQYDAGLVVVAAGGRGLSDAVLVGSTAQRVQHYAPCPVLVVRPAPRKKK; from the coding sequence ATGCACGTCATCGTCGCCACGGACGGCTCGAAGCAGTCGTTGGCCGCCGCCAAGCACCTCAAGTCCTTCGCCGACCCGACGAAGGTCACCGAGATCTCCGTCGTGGCGGTCGTCCGGCCCCTGGCGTCGGTGGCCTTCGCCGACGAGGTGTCCGAGGGCAGCGACGCGTGGCCCACGGGTTCGTTCCGAGAGGCCGCCGAGAACGCCGTCGAGACGATCGCGAAGGTCTTCGAGGGCTGGGGTCCCAAGGTCAACAAGCGGGTGCGGAGCGGCTCGGCTGCCAACGAGATCATCAAGGCGGCCAAGCAGTACGACGCCGGGCTGGTCGTGGTGGCGGCCGGCGGTCGCGGCCTGAGCGACGCCGTCCTCGTCGGCAGCACCGCCCAGCGCGTGCAGCACTACGCGCCGTGCCCGGTGCTCGTCGTACGCCCCGCGCCCCGGAAGAAGAAGTAG
- a CDS encoding response regulator transcription factor, whose protein sequence is MSQPTHDADPVRVVLVDDHAMFRGGVRAELAASGAGVVEVVGEAADADAAVAVVSDLRPQVVLLDVHLPGGGGVEVMRRQPSPDTLYLALSVSDAAEDVIGTIRGGARGYVTKTITGPELVDAIVRVAGGDAVFSPRLAGFVLDAFAGSIDVAAVDEDLDRLTEREREVMRLIARGYAYKEVAKELFISVKTVETHMSSVLRKLQLSSRHELTKWASDRRLL, encoded by the coding sequence ATGAGCCAGCCCACCCACGACGCCGACCCCGTGCGGGTCGTCCTGGTCGACGACCACGCGATGTTCCGGGGCGGGGTCCGTGCCGAGCTCGCCGCGAGCGGCGCCGGGGTCGTGGAGGTCGTCGGCGAGGCCGCCGACGCGGACGCAGCCGTCGCGGTGGTGAGCGACCTCCGTCCGCAGGTGGTGCTGCTCGACGTGCACCTGCCCGGCGGGGGAGGCGTGGAGGTGATGCGCCGCCAGCCGTCGCCCGACACGCTCTACCTCGCGCTGTCGGTCTCCGACGCCGCCGAGGACGTCATCGGCACCATCCGCGGCGGCGCTCGCGGCTACGTCACCAAGACCATCACCGGGCCCGAGCTGGTCGACGCGATCGTGCGGGTGGCGGGTGGCGACGCCGTCTTCTCGCCCCGCCTGGCCGGCTTCGTGCTCGACGCCTTCGCCGGGTCGATCGACGTCGCTGCCGTCGACGAGGACCTGGACCGGCTGACCGAGCGCGAGCGGGAGGTGATGCGCCTGATCGCCCGCGGCTACGCCTACAAGGAGGTCGCCAAGGAGCTGTTCATCTCGGTGAAGACCGTCGAGACCCACATGTCGTCGGTGCTGCGCAAGCTCCAGCTCTCGAGTCGCCACGAGCTCACGAAGTGGGCCTCGGACCGGCGTCTGCTGTAG
- a CDS encoding APC family permease gives MADSTATSPSRTDDDGGLKRSITGAQLFFYTLGDVLGSGIYVLIGLVAAAVGGAFWIAFAAGVTVAAITGSAYAELVTKYPQAAGSSLYVQKAFGNKALTFLVTVSFLSASFAASGSLAAGFASYFGQLFDGGGPPALLVSLVFVALLVLINYIGITESVVMNMLMTFVELSGLVIVMIIAVYYIAQGNADFGTLTDISVSGNPALAVLAGVALSFFAMTGFENTANVAEETVDPYKAFPRSLIGGMIVAGIVYVLVSMAAALTVPVDQLAESDVALLEVVKQGILPFSTELMTTIFTIIALVAITNTTLVTLVTQPRILYGMAREDVVPGVFAKVHSSRRSPWVGLLFSGLVVGGLLVAGTLITEAGGGIDIVERLALVTVVFLLAIYALVIVTCLKLRGRDEDERAFRASTPLLVVGLVGNLAILYYAIYDDPASLWWCAGLLAVGVVLYVAEQLFGNKSEPRPGTASRTPKGDL, from the coding sequence GTGGCCGACAGCACTGCAACCTCGCCATCGCGCACTGACGACGACGGCGGCCTGAAGCGGTCTATCACCGGGGCGCAGCTGTTCTTCTACACGCTGGGCGACGTTCTCGGGTCGGGCATCTACGTCCTCATCGGACTGGTGGCGGCAGCGGTCGGTGGGGCGTTCTGGATCGCCTTCGCCGCCGGGGTGACCGTCGCAGCGATCACCGGATCGGCGTACGCCGAGCTGGTCACCAAGTACCCCCAGGCGGCCGGTTCGTCGCTCTACGTCCAGAAGGCCTTCGGCAACAAGGCCCTGACCTTCCTGGTCACCGTGTCCTTCCTGTCGGCCAGCTTCGCCGCGTCCGGCTCGCTCGCCGCGGGGTTCGCCTCCTACTTCGGCCAGCTCTTCGACGGTGGCGGTCCGCCGGCGCTGCTCGTCTCGCTCGTCTTCGTCGCCCTGCTGGTGCTGATCAACTACATCGGCATCACCGAGTCGGTCGTGATGAACATGCTGATGACGTTCGTGGAGCTCAGCGGCCTGGTCATCGTGATGATCATCGCCGTCTACTACATCGCCCAGGGCAACGCGGACTTCGGGACGCTCACCGACATCAGCGTCTCCGGCAACCCGGCGCTCGCCGTCCTCGCCGGGGTGGCGCTGTCGTTCTTCGCCATGACGGGGTTCGAGAACACCGCCAACGTCGCCGAGGAGACGGTCGACCCCTACAAGGCGTTCCCGCGCTCGCTCATCGGCGGCATGATCGTTGCGGGCATCGTCTACGTGCTGGTCTCGATGGCGGCCGCGCTCACCGTGCCGGTCGACCAGCTGGCGGAGTCCGACGTCGCGCTGCTCGAGGTGGTCAAGCAGGGCATCCTGCCCTTCTCCACCGAGCTGATGACCACGATCTTCACCATCATCGCGCTCGTCGCCATCACCAACACCACCCTCGTCACCCTGGTGACGCAGCCCCGCATCCTCTACGGCATGGCGCGCGAGGACGTCGTCCCGGGTGTCTTCGCCAAGGTCCACTCCAGCCGGCGCAGTCCCTGGGTCGGCCTGCTGTTCAGCGGCCTGGTGGTGGGCGGGCTGCTCGTCGCCGGCACGCTGATCACCGAGGCGGGCGGCGGCATCGACATCGTCGAGCGACTGGCCCTGGTGACGGTCGTCTTCCTGCTCGCCATCTACGCGCTGGTGATCGTGACCTGTCTCAAGCTGCGCGGCCGGGACGAGGACGAGCGCGCGTTCCGCGCCAGCACGCCCCTGCTGGTCGTCGGGCTCGTCGGGAACCTCGCCATCCTCTACTACGCCATCTACGACGACCCGGCCTCGCTCTGGTGGTGTGCCGGGCTGCTCGCCGTCGGGGTGGTCCTCTACGTGGCCGAGCAGCTGTTCGGCAACAAGTCCGAGCCGCGTCCCGGCACCGCCTCGCGCACCCCCAAGGGAGACCTCTGA